DNA sequence from the Corynebacterium yudongzhengii genome:
ATGTTGTGCTGGACAACCTCGCCTGGCTGGCGGAACAGGACATCTGGACGGAGCTGACCACCCTGATCATCCCCGGCAAGAACGACGGCGACGAGGAGATCACCGCCATGGCCGAGTGGGTCCTTAACAACATGGGTCCCGACGTCCCGCACCACTTCAGCGCGTTCCACCCGTCGCACAAGATGATGGATACCCCACCCACCCCCGCATCCACGCTGGTGAGGGCGCGATCCTTGGCGATGGACGCCGGCGAGCACTTCGTTTATACCGGCAACGTGCACTCTCGCGATGGCGACACCACGTTCTGCCCAGGGTGCGGCTCGGCGGTGATCGTGCGCGATTGGTACGACATCCTGGAGTACTCGCTGGATGCTTCCGGATGCTGCGAGTCGTGTGGGCAGTCCATCCCCGGGGTCTTCGATCCCTTGGGCGCCGGGTCCTTCGGGCGGCAGCGCATTCCCGAGGGCGTCGAGCGTTAGGGGTCACGGAGAATCAGGCGCCCTAGCGATCATGTTGCGGTATCGCTTTGTTGGGACTGGTCGAGATGAGGTGATCTTTCTATGAGAGTGAGTTCGACCAGCGATAGCGCTCTATATGAATGCGGGAGCCTCAGTCCGGGTCGCGATTGGCTCCCGGCCCTTCTGTGGCGCTTAACACAAATGCTTGAAGGAAGAACCTTGTAGGACGCACAATCAGGCCTTTTTCTCGCACAAAACCTTGTAAGACGCGCCCTTCAAGCATCTTCCTTCAAGGTTTTGTACAGCAGCAACGCGGACTTGCGCCGAAAGGCAGGCCTACGGAAGGCTAGGCACCCTAGCGGCCATGCGGCGCCATCGCTTTCGCGCGCCTAGTCGAAAGGAGTCGCCCAGAAAGGAGTCCCACAAGGTCGAAAGCAGGACCCCTTTAGATGCTACTCATTTCGACCAGCGATAGCGCGGCATGGGCAGGCAAGCGTAGCGAGCCGCCACGCTTTACAGAAGGGGCGGATGGGGCGACCAGCCGGCGACAAGGAGAACCGACCTGCCCGAGCCCCATGCGGCGCTAACGCTGGTCGAAAGGACCCTTACAGAAACGAGTCCCACGAAGTCGAAAGGACGCCTCCTTTCGACCGACTCCTTTCGACATCCCGCACACAGAAGCCCCCCCGAAACCGCCCTGACCATCGAAAACGCCAGCAACCCCGGCAACCCGAAAGAACCTACTGCTCCGGCTTCACGATCGGGAAGAGCACCGTCTCGCGGATGCCCAGGCCGGTCAGAGCCATCAGCAGGCGGTCGATGCCCATGCCGGTGCCGGCGGTCGGCGGCATTCCCTGCTCCATTGCGTGGAGGAAGTCCTCGTCGAGGACCATGGCTTCGTCGTCGCCACCTGCGGCCAGGCGGGCCTGGTCTTCGAAGCGCTCGCGCTGGATAACGGGGTCGATGAGCTCGGAGTACCCGGTGGCCAGCTCGAAGCCGCGGACGTAGAGGTCCCACTTCTCGGTCACGCCGGGCTTGGAGCGGTGATCGCGGGTCAGCGGGGAGGTCTCGACTGGGAAGTTCTTCACGAAGATCGGGCCATAGAGCTGGTCCTCGCACAGAAGCTCCCAGATCTCCTCGACGAGCTTGCCGTGGCCCCAGCCGCCGCCCGCGGGCACCTCGAGGCCGATGGCATCGGCAATCCCGCGCAGCTCCTCCACGCTGGAGTCGATGGTGACTTCCGGCTGGCCGGGGTGCTTGCGGGCCAGAGCCTCGTTGAGGGAGTCGTACATGTCGAGCTCCGGCCATTCGCCGCCGAGGTCGTAGTCGGTGCCGTCGACAAGCGTGACCGTCGTCGAGCCGAAGACCTCCAGAGCGATGGCCTGGATGAGCTCGCGGATGGTGCGGGCGCCGTCGTCGTAGGTGCCCCAGGCCTGGTAGGTCTCGAGCATCGCGAACTCGGGCGAGTGCGAGGAGTCGATGCCTTCGTTGCGGAAGTTGCGGTTGACCTCGAAGACGCGCTCCAGCCCGCCGACGACCGCCCGCTTGAGGTAGAGCTCTGGGGCGATGCGCAAGTATAGATCCAGATCGAGCGCGTTCGAATGAGTCACGAAAGGCCGCGCCGCCGCACCACCGTGCAGGGTCTGCAGCATCGGGGTCTCGATCTCGTAGAAGCCCTCGTTTTCCAGGTAGTGGCGCAGCGCGCGCATGACCTTGATGCGGATCAGCGCGTTACGACGCGCCTCCTCGCGCATAATCAGATCCGTGTAGCGGTGGCGCACCCGCTGGTCTTCGCTCATGTCGGCGAACGCGACCGGCAGAGGCCGCAACGCCTTGGACGCCATGTGCCAGGTGGAGACCATGATGGAGAGCTCGCCTCGTCGAGAAGCGATGACCCGGCCGGTGACCGAGACGATATCGCCCATGTCCGTGTCCGCCTTCCAGCTGGCCAGCTGCTCCTCGCCGACCTCGGCGAGAGAAAGCATCGACTGCAGCTGGGTGCCATCGCCTTCCTGGAGGGTGGCAAAGCAGAGCTTGCCGGTGTTGCGCTGGAACATGATGCGACCGGTGACGGAGACGACGTCCTCGGTTTCCTCGCCGGCGGAGAGGTACGTCACGCCGTCGATACGCTCGGTGTCCTCGTTAGCCACCTGGTAGCGCTTGCGCAGGTCGCGCAGGCTCGTGGTGCGGTCGACAGCGACCGGGTAGGGGTCGTGGCCGGCCTCCTGCAGCTTCGCGCGCTTCTCCTGGCGGATGCGGGTCTGCTCGGGAATGTCCTGGGTCTTCTTCTGCTCGCTCACGGTCTTCCAGACTAGCCGATGGCCCCCGCGACGACTGGGGTCGGCTTTCCACCGCGAGTTATGCATAATAGAGCAGATATCCCTCCACCCCATGGCAAGGCTATTATGTCTCATTCCACTAGTCGGCGGATCGAATCGGAACCGCTGAGTTCTCAAGACCACGAAAAACAGAAATCCCAGAAGAAGGGTCTTCAGTCAGATCCTTTCATCTTCTGCGGCGCGCTGGGCTTCATTGTGGTGTTCGTCGTTGTCACCCTGGCCTTCGGGACGCGCTCGCAACAGTTCTTCGCCTCCGTGGCGGACGGCTTGGTCAACAACCTCAACTGGTTCTACATCGGCGGCGTCTCCACGGCGTTCCTCTTCCTTATCGGGCTGTTCGTCTCCCGCTTCGGCAACGTGCGCCTAGGTGACGACGACGAAGAGCCCCGCTACCGCCTGTCCACCTGGTTCGCGATGCTCTTTGCCGGCGGCATGGGCGCCACGCTCATGTTCTGGGGCGTGGCGGAGCCGCTCAACCACGCGGTCAACCCGCCGCGCGGAGACTTCGCCCCCATGTCGCCCGAGGCCATCGAGCAGGCCTTCGGCTTCACCTTCTACCACTTCGGCATCCACATGTGGGTCATCATGACCCTGCCGGGGCTGGCGCTGGGCTACTTCATCTACAAGCGCAAGCTGCCGCCGCGCCTGTCGTCCGTGTTCGCGCCGATCTTGCACGGCCGGATCTACTCGACGCCGGGCAAGCTCATCGACATCCTCGCGATCGTGGGCACCACCTTCGGTATCGCGGTGTCCATCGGCCTGGGCACCCTGCAGATCAACGCCGGCATGAACATCCTGTGGGATGTGCCGCTGATCGGCTGGGTGGAGATGGCCATCATCTTGGCGATTACGGTGGCGGGCTCGATCTCCGTCGGCACCGGCCTGGATAAGGGCATTAAGATCCTGTCGAACATCAACATGGGCATGGCCATCGCGCTCATGGTGTTCATCCTGATCACCGGCCCTACGCTGAAGCTGTTGAACTTCATCGTCGAATCCGTGGGCATCTACGCGCAGTGGCTGCCGGAGCTGATGTTCTGGACCGACTCCTTCAACGACAACCCGGGCTGGCAGGGCAGCTGGACCGTGTTCTACTGGGCCTGGTCGATCTGCTGGTCGCCGTATGTCGGCATGTTCATCGCCCGCATCTCCCGCGGCCGCACCGTGCGTGAGTTCATCGGCGGCGTGCTCATCGTCCCGACGATCTTCGACCTCGTGTGGTTCGCCGTCTTCGGCCGCGCGGGCATCGACGCCGAGCAGGACAACCCGGGCCGGCTCACCGAGCGCGTCGTGCACGACGGCGACGTCCCCTTCGCGCTCTTCGGCCTGCTGGATCAGTACCCGCTCGCCGGGATCGTCTCGGCGTTCGCGCTGGCGGTGATCGTGATCTTCTTCATCACGTCGATCGACTCGGCGGCTCTAGTCAACGACATGTTCGCCACCGGCGAGGAGAACCAGACCCCCACCTACTACCGAGTGGGCTGGGCCGTCGCGATCGGCGCCGTGACCGCCGCGATCATCCTGGTGGGCCAGGACACCGGCATCGACACGCTGCAGCAGGTCGTGGTGATCGTGGCGCTGCCGTTCTTCCTCATCCAGTTCATCATGATGTACGCCCTCGCCAAGGGCCTCGTGGAGGACTCGGCGGCGCAGCGGCGCGTGAGCACCCGCCAGTGGGAGAAGACGGACAGCGCCGAGAAGCTGGAGAAGCACGAGCAGAAGTCGGCCCCGGGTTATGACGAAAACGGCGATCCCCTCCCCGCCAACGGCATGACCTACGACGAGGACGGCAACCTGGTGATCCCGGGCGACGTGCTCATTGGCGGCAACCTCGGGGTGACCGGCGACTGGGCCGATCGCCCCGAAGAAGAGCGCCGCGATACCCGCATCATCGAGCAGTCCCGCCCGGTCAGCTCCGATGACTGGGGTAAGCGCTAGATACTAGTCGCGGGCCCACCAGTTTTCGAAGGTGAGGTTCGCGACGGTGGTGTTGTCCACGTAGTCACCGCGTACCGGGTCGGTGCCGGTGGTGGCGGCGAGGATGTCCTCCGAGCCGGCGCCGCGGAAGAAGAACGGCACGACCTGGTTGGTGGGATCCTCGGAGTACCACTCGTGGTTCGGGACCTGACCGGCCTGGCCGGTGATCGCGCGCCACTCCGGGTTCTCATCCTGGCCGGAGAGGTAGCCGGTCTCGTGGTCGGCGGTGACGATCACGAGGGTCTCGTCCCACGAGGAGTTGGTCTCGACCCAGTTGACCACAGCCTCCACGGCGTCGTTGAAGTCCTGGGTCTCCTCGATGTCGCGGGCGGAGTCGTTGTCGTGGCCGGCCCAGTCGATGGCGCCGCCCTCGATCATGAGGTGGAAGCCCTCGTCGTTGGTGTTCAGCGCGTTCAGGGCGCCGGTGGCCATGGTGCTCAGATCGACGACGCCGTTCATCTCGTCGGCGTAGGGCTCGGCGGCGTCGCCGTCGCGGCCCTGCTGCAGGGTGGAGCCGACCTGCGGGAGGCCGAAGTAGCGCTCGCCCTCGGTGACGTTGCCGGCGGCCAGGGACTCGAAGTCGGCGGTCTCGTCGAAGAAGGTGAATTCGGTCTCGCCGTTGGCCAGGGCGTTGTAGGTCTCTTCGGAGACGTAGTTGTAGTTCGGCACGTCCAGCTGGGCGTTGTTGTCGTCGAAGAACGGGTGGCCGGCGCCCATGATGACGTCGAGCTCGGAGGCGACCATCTCAGCGGCGATGCCGTGGTAGTCATTGCGCGACTCGTTGTGCGCACCCCAAGCGGCCGGGGGCGTGCGAGAAAGGCACGGAGGAGACGACGCCGGCGGACTTGCCCTGCTCAGCGGCGAGCTCGGAGACGTTTTCCAGCGCCTCGCCGGAGGAGTCAACACCGAGGGAACCGTTGGTGGTCTTGGTGCCGGTGGCCATGGCGGTGCCCGCCGCGGCGGAGTCGGTGGGGTCCTGCTTGATGTAGTCGTGGTCCGTCCAGGCGGCCTGCGGGTCGTAGCTCTTGCCCTCCGGGAAGGTGGTCATGGACAGGCGGTGGAAGTCATCCTGCTCGTAGACCTGCACGGCATCGCCGGCGGCCTCCTCGAGCTGCGCTGGATCGTTCGGGCCCTCGACCTGGTAGCGGGACTGGCCGGTCTCGAAGAAGTTGGTGGAGGCGACGTGGTTGTAGCCCATGCCGTCGCCGATCATGTAGATGATGTTCTCCGGGTCTTCGGATTGGGCCTCAGCGTCATCATCAGCGCCCGGCTCACTGGACCCGAGGAAGCTCGAGCCCGGCAGGCTGGAACCGAAACCGGAGCCTTGGGAGGAGCCGAAGCTGGAGCCGAGGCTCGAGCCGGAGCTTAAGGAGCTGGCGGAGGCCGGCAGGATGCCGCCGGCGAGGGTCAGGGCGCTGACGGCGGCCACGAGGGACGCCCGCGAGGTGCGGCGCAGAGAGGTCATAGGGAAGTACTCCTTGGAGAAAGATCTGGAAGGATGGGTACTTCACGGAGGCTAGGTACGTTGATTTACCGGTTCGTTACGGTTTGTGAAGCACTTTCAAAGAACATGTGAACCCAGCCACTATTTTTAGGAGGACCACGATGCGCACGTCCGTCGAGACGCTTCGCGACGTTCTAACCCGCACACTCATCACCGCCGGCATGCACCGCCCGGCGGCCACGGTCTTCGCCGCCGCCAGCGTCGATGCCGATCAGCACGGTAAACACGGCAACGGCGTCGGCCACATCCCGGATTATCTGGCGGCGCTTAAGCGCGGCTCGCTCAACGGCGCCGCCGGGCCCAGCGTCGATGCGCGCGGGGCGATCGTCAGCGTGGACGCGGATGAGGGCATAGCCCACTTCGCGTTCCACAGCGCGCTCGATGACATCCTCGGCACGGCCCGGGCGAACGGCACCGCCATCGTGGCTATCCACAACTCCTTTACCACCGGCGAGCTGGGCTGGTACGCGCGCACGCTCGCCACCCACGGGCTGATCACCCTGGTGACCACCAACTCCCCCGCGCTGGTCGCCCTGGGTGACGACGGTCGGCGCACCGTCGGCACCAATCCGCTCGCCTTCGCCGTCCCAGAGACCATGACCATCGACCAGGCCTTAAGCCCCCGCGCTTTTCAGGACGTGCGCCGGGCGGCCGCGCGCGGCGAGTCGCTGCCGGAAGGCTGGG
Encoded proteins:
- the lysS gene encoding lysine--tRNA ligase; translation: MSEQKKTQDIPEQTRIRQEKRAKLQEAGHDPYPVAVDRTTSLRDLRKRYQVANEDTERIDGVTYLSAGEETEDVVSVTGRIMFQRNTGKLCFATLQEGDGTQLQSMLSLAEVGEEQLASWKADTDMGDIVSVTGRVIASRRGELSIMVSTWHMASKALRPLPVAFADMSEDQRVRHRYTDLIMREEARRNALIRIKVMRALRHYLENEGFYEIETPMLQTLHGGAAARPFVTHSNALDLDLYLRIAPELYLKRAVVGGLERVFEVNRNFRNEGIDSSHSPEFAMLETYQAWGTYDDGARTIRELIQAIALEVFGSTTVTLVDGTDYDLGGEWPELDMYDSLNEALARKHPGQPEVTIDSSVEELRGIADAIGLEVPAGGGWGHGKLVEEIWELLCEDQLYGPIFVKNFPVETSPLTRDHRSKPGVTEKWDLYVRGFELATGYSELIDPVIQRERFEDQARLAAGGDDEAMVLDEDFLHAMEQGMPPTAGTGMGIDRLLMALTGLGIRETVLFPIVKPEQ
- a CDS encoding BCCT family transporter — encoded protein: MSHSTSRRIESEPLSSQDHEKQKSQKKGLQSDPFIFCGALGFIVVFVVVTLAFGTRSQQFFASVADGLVNNLNWFYIGGVSTAFLFLIGLFVSRFGNVRLGDDDEEPRYRLSTWFAMLFAGGMGATLMFWGVAEPLNHAVNPPRGDFAPMSPEAIEQAFGFTFYHFGIHMWVIMTLPGLALGYFIYKRKLPPRLSSVFAPILHGRIYSTPGKLIDILAIVGTTFGIAVSIGLGTLQINAGMNILWDVPLIGWVEMAIILAITVAGSISVGTGLDKGIKILSNINMGMAIALMVFILITGPTLKLLNFIVESVGIYAQWLPELMFWTDSFNDNPGWQGSWTVFYWAWSICWSPYVGMFIARISRGRTVREFIGGVLIVPTIFDLVWFAVFGRAGIDAEQDNPGRLTERVVHDGDVPFALFGLLDQYPLAGIVSAFALAVIVIFFITSIDSAALVNDMFATGEENQTPTYYRVGWAVAIGAVTAAIILVGQDTGIDTLQQVVVIVALPFFLIQFIMMYALAKGLVEDSAAQRRVSTRQWEKTDSAEKLEKHEQKSAPGYDENGDPLPANGMTYDEDGNLVIPGDVLIGGNLGVTGDWADRPEEERRDTRIIEQSRPVSSDDWGKR
- a CDS encoding alkaline phosphatase; the encoded protein is MVASELDVIMGAGHPFFDDNNAQLDVPNYNYVSEETYNALANGETEFTFFDETADFESLAAGNVTEGERYFGLPQVGSTLQQGRDGDAAEPYADEMNGVVDLSTMATGALNALNTNDEGFHLMIEGGAIDWAGHDNDSARDIEETQDFNDAVEAVVNWVETNSSWDETLVIVTADHETGYLSGQDENPEWRAITGQAGQVPNHEWYSEDPTNQVVPFFFRGAGSEDILAATTGTDPVRGDYVDNTTVANLTFENWWARD
- a CDS encoding alkaline phosphatase — its product is MTSLRRTSRASLVAAVSALTLAGGILPASASSLSSGSSLGSSFGSSQGSGFGSSLPGSSFLGSSEPGADDDAEAQSEDPENIIYMIGDGMGYNHVASTNFFETGQSRYQVEGPNDPAQLEEAAGDAVQVYEQDDFHRLSMTTFPEGKSYDPQAAWTDHDYIKQDPTDSAAAGTAMATGTKTTNGSLGVDSSGEALENVSELAAEQGKSAGVVSSVPFSHAPGRLGCAQRVAQ
- a CDS encoding Ldh family oxidoreductase, with protein sequence MRTSVETLRDVLTRTLITAGMHRPAATVFAAASVDADQHGKHGNGVGHIPDYLAALKRGSLNGAAGPSVDARGAIVSVDADEGIAHFAFHSALDDILGTARANGTAIVAIHNSFTTGELGWYARTLATHGLITLVTTNSPALVALGDDGRRTVGTNPLAFAVPETMTIDQALSPRAFQDVRRAAARGESLPEGWAVDSEGQPTTSAQEALTGALLPFGGRKGANIGLISETLALLAGATPSVDAPSYTEGDESPAVGLFALALDPEAFGENRGQAIAEHLVRLSEDYGVYLPGHAAATQPLPKVIEVDDELWAQLNYPPGF